Proteins encoded together in one Vigna angularis cultivar LongXiaoDou No.4 chromosome 5, ASM1680809v1, whole genome shotgun sequence window:
- the LOC128196599 gene encoding uncharacterized protein LOC128196599: MTYDLGFVVVIVRSDIATGVQGRKTFVILGCERGGKYRKYKADAVASVYGTRKCECPFRLKDKPCLDGAGWVLKVMCGHHNHELAETLVGHHYAGRLNTSEKSLLVDMTKRLTFSTTFAFLSTERQSNFTWALEKLKCLFLTSEGGPKVIVTDRDLALMNVIANVFPESYQMLCRFHILKNVKAKCKILVHSTEVWEVLMDAWENVMDCADESLFADTYFVKFWANKVMHLGNTTTNRAESAHWSLKKVLGNSMGDLCSCWDNIHNVIILQHNKIKASFESSLLLTSDHFKGCRYRELIGRVSRYALDLIAKELKIVQQIGLDSSKCGCVLRRTFSVPCACELARYNPRMIPIGEFHIMWRRLHFSNVELNETEPQLSIKDELKQIEERFNEVNIGGKVTIKQKLLEIVCPTLTSMVPPLHKVKTKGAQKSKVKRSERSTTRDPSYFEYVDAFHSTIESSSVRSKLQSKPKAMKKRRVPMIDQFHSTTHPFIVDVVDVVADGHCGYRCIVALLGLGEDSWPVIRNELYKELSA; the protein is encoded by the exons ATGACTTATGatttaggatttgttgtggTAATAGTAAGATCTGACATAGCTACTGGTGTACAGGGAAGAAAAACGTTCGTCATacttggatgtgaaagagggggAAAATATAGGAAATACAAAGCTGATGCAGTAGCTAGTGTATATGGCACTCGTAAATGTGAATGTCCATTTAGATTAAAGGATAAACCATGTTTAGATGGGGCCGGATGGGTGTTGAAGGTGATGTGTGGACATCACAACCATGAGTTGGCTGAAACTTTAGTTGGTCACCATTATGCTGGCAGGTTAAATACGAGTGAGAAGTCATTACTGGTTGATATGACAAAGA GGTTAACCTTCTCAACAACATTTGCTTTCTTGTCTACTGAAAGGCAGAGTAATTTCACATGGGCTTTGGAAAAGctgaaatgtttatttttaacatctgaGGGTGGTCCTAAAGTCATTGTCACTGACCGAGACTTGGCTTTGATGAATGTCATTGCAAATGTATTCCCTGAGTCATATCAGATGTTATGTCGGTTCcacatccttaaaaatgttaaagctaaATGCAAAATATTAGTTCATTCTACTGAGGTTTGGGAAGTGTTGATGGATGCATGGGAAAATGTGATGGATTGTGCTGATGAAAGCTTGTTTGCTGA CACATACTTTGTAAAGTTCTGGGCGAACAAAGTAATGCATTTAGggaacacaaccacaaatag ggcTGAATCTGCTCATTGGAGCCTGAAGAAAGTTCTGGGCAATAGTATGGGTGATTTGTGTTCTTGTTGGGATAATATTCATAACGTCATTATCCtacaacacaacaagattaaggcgtcatttgaaagtagtttgttGCTTACGAGTGACCATTTTAAAGGCTGCAGATATAGAGAACTTATTGGGCGTGTGTCTCGATATGCATTGGATCTCATTGCTaaggaattgaaaatagtgCAGCAGATAGGATTGGACTCCTCAAAGTGTGGATGCGTATTGAGACGTACATTTAGTGTCCCATGTGCATGTGAATTAGCACGATATAATCCTAGGATGATCCCCATAGGTGAATTTCATATCATGTGGCGAAGATTGCATTTctcaaatgttgaattaaatgaaaccgAGCCTCAGTTATCCATTAAAGATGAGTTGAAACAAATAGAAGAACGATTCAATGAGGTTAACATTGGCGGTAAAGTCACCATCAAGCAGAAGTTACTTGAGATTGTTTGTCCTACATTGACATCAATGGTCCCTCCATTACATAAAGTCAAGACAAAGGGTGCAcaaaaaagtaaagttaaaCGAAGTGAAAGGTCTACTACGCGGGATCCATCATATTTTGAGTATGTGGACGCCTTTCATTCAACCATAGAATCTTCATCTGTGAGAAGTAAATTACAATCAAAGCCAAAAGCAATGAAGAAAAGGAGAGTTCCAATGATAGACCAGTTTCATTCTACTACTCACCCCTTCATTGTAgacgttgttgatgttgtggctGATGGTCACTGTGGGTATAGATGCATTGTTGCGTTGTTGGGACTTggagaagattcatggcccGTTATCAGGAATGAGTTGTACAAAGAACTCAGTGCATGA
- the LOC108346399 gene encoding protein MAINTENANCE OF MERISTEMS-like yields the protein MARTRGASFSSRGESSRGESSSQGEARRRPTVSARRSRAAPIQDDPIAEERAVEDQTYEAYETHGEENAFEAPNDDDDEEEHADVHDIQEDVGGFPRGPRDDSLLTHYVQHVAYTISQSRGLLLGFIERWHFETSSFPLPIGEMSITLDDVSTLLHLPVMGQMCDLEELEFEEARTALVQLLGVDGGTVGAEMEDARGPKVRLNWLREIYVQRCESQHWDYAVIAYLLHLVGCTIFANKSTSSIRVSYLLLFRDVHTYGRYAWGVAALAYLYEQLGNASLASTKQMAGYLTLFQSWIYEHFPSMGRRRLVTSYDDTTPRAMRWQSPRQSSTLVEIRSQLDALTYSGVIWHPYEGHRDIRPFFGICMYSGWIRIGDTLCRHLPERVLRQFGFQQDIPRSPTTVPDVDLVVIDHVWLHFRAHVVSNVRHAASPSDCVDGYIQWFRRVSHPYIIVAANDARPALAPRQRPDVPHEARPHCRSSPPSPSGALARFRRMARMLQSLISCRHVTEGTIAHQVSVDLLQIANEGIDEYSPTRSGQRHVRGRRSTSN from the exons ATGGCAAGAACACGTGGTGCATCTTTTAGTTCTCGAGGTGAGAGTTCTCGAGGAGAGAGTTCGTCGCAGGGCGAAGCTCGGAGAAGACCTACCGTTTCTGCTCGTAGAAGTCGTGCAGCTCCTATCCAGGATGACCCCATAGCTGAGGAGCGAGCCGTTGAGGACCAAACATATGAGGCGTATGAGACTCATGGCGAGGAGAATGCATTTGAGGCCCCTAACGACGATGACGATGAGGAGGAGCACGCGGATGTTCATGACATACAAGAGGATGTCGGTGGATTTCCTAGAGGTCCACGTGATGATTCATTGCTGACgcactatgttcagcatgtAGCTTATACTATTTCACAAAGTCGG GGGTTACTCCTCGGATTCATAGAGAGGTGGCATTTTGAGACCAGTAGTTTCCCTCTCCCTATAGGGGAGATGTCGATTACTCTTGATGACGTCTCAACATTACTTCACCTGCCCGTGATGGGACAAATGTGTGATTTAGAGGAGTTGGAGTTTGAGGAGGCTCGTACAGCCCTTGTGCAATTGCTCGGCGTTGATGGTGGCACAGTAGGTGCTGAGATGGAGGACGCACGTGGTCCGAAAGTCAGACTCAACtggcttagagagatatatgttcAGAGGTGTGAGTCGCAGCATTGGGACTATGCTGTTATAGCATATTTGTTGCATCTAGTAGGATGCACGATTTTTGCAAATAAGAGTACCAGTTCTATACGCGTGTCTTACTTATTGTTATTTAGAGACGTACACACGTATGGCAGATATGCCTGGGGTGTTGCTGCACTCGCCTATTTGTACGAGCAGCTCGGGAATGCGAGTCTCGCCTCCACGAAGCAGATGGCTGGATATTTGACTCTATTTCAG agttgGATATACGAACATTTCCCTAGCATGGGGAGGAGGCGGTTGGTGACTTCTTACGATGATACCACACCACGTGCCATGAGGTGGCAGAGCCCTAGGCAGAGTTCCACTCTCGTAGAGATTCGGTCACAGTTGGATGCGCTGACATACAGTGGAGTTATATGGCATCCGTATGAGGGGCATCGGGACATTCGGCCATTCTTCGGCATCTGTATGTATTCTGGATGGATTCGGATTGGTGACACCCTTTGTCGTCATTTGCCTGAGCGTGTGCTGAGGCAATTTGGGTTTCAGCAAGACATTCCACGATCACCGACTACGGTTCCAGATGTAGATTTAGTGGTCATTGATCATGTTTGGTTGCACTTCAGAGCTCACGTTGTGAGTAATGTCAGACATGCAGCATCCCCTTCTGATTGTGTCGATGGGTACATTCAGTGGTTCAGGAGGGTTTCACATCCTTATATTATTGTTGCTGCAAATGACGCGCGACCGGCTCTTGCGCCTAGACAGCGCCCCGATGTTCCACATGAGGCACGACCCCATTGTAGATCGTCTCCACCTTCACCATCTGGCGCCCtg GCTAGATTTAGGCGAATGGCGAGAATGTTACAGTCCTTGATATCATGTCGTCATGTGACCGAGGGTACTATTGCACATCAGGTGTCAGTGGACCTGCTTCAGATTGCTAATGAGGGCATCGACGAATATTCCCCGACTAGGAGTGGGCAGAGGCATGTGCGTGGTAGACGGTCGACGTCTAATTGA